The proteins below come from a single Mycolicibacterium sp. TY81 genomic window:
- the uraD gene encoding 2-oxo-4-hydroxy-4-carboxy-5-ureidoimidazoline decarboxylase, producing the protein MPIETDRADVARKAVHPVDEVLPIPKLAVYGMQHVLAFYAGAVLVPIIVAGALKLSPEQTIHLINADLFTCGIATIIQSVGFWKVGVKLPLIQGVTFAAVSPMIAIGTAGGLSGVPGLLSVYGSVIVAGLFTFFMAPYFSKLLRFFPPVVTGSVITIIGIALLPVAANDIVGGTTTEAMKTDVALKDLAYAAGTLLIIIVMQRLFRGFLATIAVLAGLVIGTAVAALLGDVDFSAVGTSHWLGVTTPFYFGWPTFSATAIISMIVVMIITAVETTGDVFATAEIVGKRVGANDIARALRADGMATTIGGVLNSFPYTCFAENVGLVRLTQVKSRWVVATAGVIMIVLGYLPKAAAVVAAIPHSVLGGASLALFATVAVVGIQTLSKVDFNDHRNAVIVGTALGLGMLVTAQPLLKFSFPAWAQIICGSGITLGALAAIVLNIVFFHIGPNRGPMVAGTPRTGEVGLDAVNKMTQEEFVKTFSILYQGLAWPVERAFAQRPFADTRALRGAVQTALLAATPAEQMELMQAYPDLAQTQEHNVSKVDLAYLGLDGLTEEEAEEFSELSAAYEAKFGFPLIICLRDLERREHILTLGWRRLDNSPQVEHMAALGEISRIAAWRFDDLVADANPIASARRLRIAR; encoded by the coding sequence ATGCCGATTGAGACGGACCGAGCCGACGTCGCGCGCAAGGCCGTGCATCCCGTCGACGAAGTGTTGCCGATTCCCAAGCTCGCGGTGTACGGAATGCAGCACGTGCTGGCGTTCTATGCCGGCGCGGTGTTGGTTCCGATCATCGTCGCCGGCGCCCTGAAGCTGTCGCCCGAGCAGACGATCCACCTCATCAATGCCGATCTGTTCACGTGTGGCATTGCCACGATCATCCAGTCCGTCGGCTTCTGGAAAGTGGGCGTCAAACTCCCGTTGATCCAGGGGGTGACCTTCGCGGCGGTCAGCCCGATGATCGCGATCGGCACCGCCGGCGGCTTGTCAGGGGTTCCCGGTCTGCTGTCGGTGTACGGGTCGGTGATCGTCGCCGGACTCTTCACCTTCTTCATGGCGCCGTACTTCTCGAAGCTGCTGCGCTTCTTCCCGCCGGTCGTGACCGGATCGGTCATCACGATCATCGGCATCGCGCTCCTGCCCGTCGCGGCCAACGACATCGTCGGTGGCACGACCACCGAGGCGATGAAAACGGATGTGGCGCTGAAGGATCTCGCGTATGCCGCGGGCACGCTGCTGATCATCATCGTGATGCAGCGCCTCTTCCGCGGGTTCCTCGCGACGATCGCCGTGCTGGCCGGGCTGGTCATCGGCACTGCGGTCGCGGCGCTGCTCGGGGATGTCGATTTCAGTGCGGTAGGTACATCCCACTGGCTCGGCGTGACCACGCCGTTCTACTTCGGCTGGCCCACATTCAGCGCCACCGCGATCATCTCGATGATCGTCGTCATGATCATCACCGCGGTGGAAACCACGGGTGATGTCTTCGCGACGGCCGAGATCGTGGGTAAACGCGTGGGCGCCAACGACATTGCCAGAGCACTGCGCGCCGACGGCATGGCGACCACGATCGGCGGCGTCCTCAACTCGTTCCCGTACACGTGCTTCGCGGAGAACGTCGGGCTCGTTCGCTTGACGCAGGTCAAGAGCCGCTGGGTGGTCGCCACCGCGGGGGTCATCATGATCGTGCTGGGCTATCTCCCCAAGGCCGCGGCCGTCGTGGCCGCGATCCCGCATTCGGTGCTCGGCGGGGCGTCGCTGGCGCTGTTCGCCACCGTGGCTGTGGTGGGCATCCAGACCCTGTCGAAGGTCGACTTCAATGACCACCGCAACGCGGTGATCGTCGGCACCGCACTCGGCCTGGGCATGCTCGTCACCGCCCAACCGCTGTTGAAGTTCAGTTTTCCCGCCTGGGCCCAGATCATCTGTGGCTCAGGGATCACGCTGGGCGCCCTTGCCGCGATCGTCCTGAACATCGTGTTCTTCCACATCGGGCCGAACCGCGGCCCGATGGTTGCGGGCACGCCACGGACCGGCGAAGTCGGACTCGATGCCGTCAACAAGATGACGCAGGAGGAGTTCGTCAAGACGTTCTCGATCCTCTATCAGGGCCTCGCCTGGCCGGTCGAGCGCGCGTTCGCGCAACGTCCGTTCGCCGACACCCGCGCACTGCGTGGTGCCGTCCAGACCGCGCTGCTCGCCGCTACCCCCGCCGAGCAGATGGAGTTGATGCAGGCGTATCCGGACCTCGCCCAAACTCAGGAACACAACGTGTCGAAAGTCGATCTGGCCTACCTGGGTCTCGACGGTCTCACCGAGGAGGAGGCCGAGGAATTCAGCGAGTTGTCTGCGGCCTACGAAGCCAAATTCGGCTTCCCCCTCATCATCTGCCTTCGGGATCTGGAAAGGCGCGAACACATCCTGACCCTCGGCTGGCGGCGCCTGGACAATTCCCCGCAGGTCGAGCACATGGCGGCGCTCGGTGAGATCTCGCGGATCGCGGCGTGGCGATTCGACGACCTGGTTGCCGACGCGAATCCCATCGCCTCCGCCCGACGCCTGCGAATCGCGCGATGA
- a CDS encoding molybdopterin-dependent oxidoreductase: MRFDVNGTTVEADARPGQCLRTLLRETGNLDVKRGCDAGDCGACAVILDGVPVHSCIYPAARVGGRAVTTVAGLADGDDLHPVQRAFCDNFAFQCGFCTAGMIVTAATLEPDDLGDLDRRMKGNLCRCTGYRPIREAIHAAVAGSGDGVAVAGPAIGQSLRPPAGRRIVTGCEPFTFDIDVPGLLHLAVLRSPHAHARILAIDTAAAEQVPGVELILTHLNVATPRFSTARHEIRTDDPDDTLVFDPVVRFIGQRVAAVVADTPAAAQDAARRIVVEYELLPGVFDPEAARSAGAPLLHPDRTLEDGVADASRNVIAAMHEGFGGDIDEALADADVTVGGTWRTARVTHAQLEAHGTIGWLDDDGRLTLRTSSQVPFLVRKELCLLLGLPEDRLRVYTARVGGGFGGKQEMFTEDLVAVAVLRTGRPVAYEMSRTDELTATAHRHPMRVDVTLGARSDGTLTAMKLAVLSDGGAYGNHSPGVMFHGCAESISVYRCPVKRVDAEAVYTNNPPSGAFRGYGLGQVIFAIESALDELALQLGIDPFTIRRTNMVRDGDDLLIAHPEPEPDLIYGSYGLDQCLDLVERALAGADGESAPTGAQWRTGEGIALSAIATMAPRGHFSSVNVRLTPSGCYEVGIGTVEFGNGTTTVHTQIAATALATTPERITLRNGDTDAADYDTGAFASAGTTVAGKALYAAASSMRELILETVLQLTGEVGALSEHGVETATGLVPFADVIAATPAQHRVGDGIQTTGAETGELRSIAFNVQGFRVAVNTETGTVKILQSVHAADAGTVVNPAQCRGQVEGGVAQGIGSALYEEIVIDESGRVSTPTFRLYRVPQMADIPATTALFAETADNLGPYGAKSMSESPYNPVAPALANAIRRALGVRPYELPMSRDRVWRLAQEGKPQ, encoded by the coding sequence ATGAGATTTGATGTCAACGGCACGACCGTCGAAGCCGATGCTCGCCCGGGGCAGTGCTTGCGAACCCTGCTCCGGGAGACCGGGAACCTCGACGTCAAGAGGGGATGCGACGCCGGCGACTGCGGAGCGTGTGCGGTCATCCTCGACGGCGTGCCGGTGCACTCCTGCATTTACCCCGCCGCCCGGGTGGGCGGCCGCGCGGTCACCACGGTTGCCGGGCTTGCCGACGGCGATGACCTCCATCCGGTGCAGCGTGCGTTCTGCGACAACTTCGCCTTCCAGTGCGGCTTCTGCACTGCCGGAATGATCGTCACCGCCGCCACCCTCGAGCCTGACGACCTCGGTGATCTCGACCGCCGGATGAAGGGCAACCTGTGTCGTTGCACCGGCTACCGCCCGATTCGCGAGGCGATCCATGCGGCCGTCGCGGGCAGTGGCGACGGCGTGGCCGTTGCGGGTCCGGCCATCGGACAGTCACTGCGGCCGCCCGCCGGCCGACGGATCGTCACCGGGTGCGAGCCCTTCACGTTCGACATCGACGTGCCCGGGCTGCTGCATCTCGCGGTGCTGCGGTCACCCCATGCGCACGCCCGGATCCTGGCGATCGATACCGCGGCCGCCGAGCAGGTGCCCGGGGTCGAACTGATCCTCACGCACCTCAATGTCGCGACGCCGCGCTTTTCCACTGCGCGCCACGAGATCCGGACCGACGACCCGGACGACACCCTTGTGTTCGACCCGGTCGTCCGCTTCATCGGACAACGGGTCGCGGCGGTGGTCGCCGACACGCCCGCGGCCGCGCAGGACGCGGCACGCCGCATCGTGGTCGAGTACGAGCTGCTGCCCGGGGTGTTCGATCCGGAGGCCGCGAGGTCGGCGGGCGCGCCGCTGCTGCATCCGGACCGGACGCTCGAAGACGGCGTCGCCGACGCGTCGCGCAACGTGATCGCGGCGATGCATGAGGGTTTCGGCGGCGACATTGACGAGGCCCTGGCGGACGCCGATGTGACGGTCGGCGGTACGTGGCGGACCGCGCGGGTAACGCACGCGCAGCTGGAGGCCCACGGCACCATCGGCTGGTTGGACGACGACGGCCGGCTCACCCTGCGCACCAGCTCACAGGTTCCGTTTCTGGTTCGCAAGGAACTGTGCCTCCTGCTCGGCCTGCCCGAGGACCGGCTGCGCGTATACACCGCGCGTGTCGGGGGCGGTTTCGGCGGCAAGCAGGAGATGTTCACCGAAGACCTCGTCGCGGTCGCCGTGTTGCGCACCGGGCGGCCGGTCGCGTACGAAATGTCGCGGACCGATGAGCTCACCGCAACCGCCCATCGCCATCCCATGCGTGTCGACGTCACCCTCGGCGCCCGCTCCGACGGCACGTTGACCGCAATGAAGCTGGCCGTGCTGAGCGACGGCGGCGCCTACGGAAACCACTCGCCGGGCGTCATGTTCCACGGCTGCGCGGAGTCGATTTCGGTCTATCGATGCCCCGTCAAGCGGGTCGACGCCGAGGCCGTCTACACCAACAACCCGCCGTCGGGCGCGTTCCGCGGGTACGGGCTCGGCCAGGTGATCTTCGCCATCGAGAGCGCACTCGATGAGCTGGCGCTGCAACTGGGTATCGACCCGTTCACCATTCGTCGCACCAACATGGTGCGCGACGGCGACGACTTGTTGATCGCCCATCCCGAACCCGAACCGGACCTGATCTACGGCAGCTACGGCCTTGACCAGTGCCTCGACCTGGTCGAGCGGGCCCTGGCCGGTGCCGACGGCGAGAGCGCCCCGACGGGAGCTCAATGGCGGACAGGTGAGGGCATCGCATTGTCGGCGATCGCCACCATGGCTCCGCGAGGCCATTTCTCCTCGGTCAACGTTCGGCTCACCCCGAGCGGGTGCTATGAGGTGGGCATCGGGACCGTGGAGTTCGGCAACGGAACCACGACGGTGCACACTCAGATCGCCGCTACCGCGCTCGCCACCACACCGGAGCGGATCACGCTGCGCAACGGCGATACCGATGCCGCCGACTACGACACGGGAGCCTTCGCCTCGGCGGGGACCACGGTCGCGGGCAAGGCGTTGTACGCCGCGGCGTCGAGCATGCGCGAGCTGATTCTGGAGACGGTCCTTCAGCTGACCGGCGAAGTCGGCGCGCTGAGTGAACACGGCGTCGAGACCGCCACCGGGTTGGTGCCCTTCGCCGACGTCATCGCCGCTACGCCGGCGCAGCATCGGGTGGGCGACGGCATCCAGACGACCGGAGCCGAAACGGGTGAACTGCGTTCGATCGCGTTCAACGTGCAGGGATTTCGGGTCGCGGTCAATACCGAGACCGGGACGGTCAAGATTCTGCAGTCGGTGCACGCCGCCGACGCGGGCACCGTCGTCAATCCGGCGCAGTGCCGGGGGCAGGTTGAAGGCGGAGTCGCCCAGGGCATCGGGTCGGCGCTCTACGAAGAGATCGTGATCGACGAATCGGGCCGGGTATCGACGCCCACATTCCGCCTGTACCGGGTGCCCCAGATGGCCGACATTCCGGCGACGACAGCGTTGTTCGCCGAGACCGCCGACAACCTCGGTCCGTACGGCGCGAAATCGATGAGCGAATCCCCGTACAACCCGGTGGCGCCCGCTCTGGCCAACGCGATCCGCCGCGCCCTCGGTGTGCGTCCATACGAACTCCCCATGTCGAGGGACCGGGTCTGGCGGCTGGCGCAGGAAGGAAAACCACAATGA
- a CDS encoding nucleoside deaminase, with protein MNAFTGTDPKWLGVAIDLATANVEAGGGPFGAVVVGAGELVSTGQNRVTQNLDPTAHAEVMAIRAACERVGNFSLAGHTLYSSCEPCPLCLSAALWARVDRIVFAADRHDAAVGGFDDRAFYELFDKPRAHWEVPVQQHRLDRSFLPFETWIGNSARVQY; from the coding sequence ATGAACGCTTTCACGGGTACCGATCCGAAGTGGCTCGGCGTCGCGATCGATCTGGCAACGGCCAATGTCGAAGCCGGCGGCGGGCCGTTCGGTGCGGTGGTTGTCGGCGCCGGTGAGCTGGTCTCCACTGGGCAGAACCGGGTGACGCAGAACCTTGATCCGACCGCACACGCCGAGGTCATGGCGATCCGGGCCGCTTGCGAGCGGGTCGGGAACTTCAGCCTTGCGGGGCACACGCTCTACTCGTCGTGCGAACCCTGCCCGCTGTGTCTGTCCGCGGCTTTGTGGGCCAGGGTCGATCGGATCGTGTTCGCGGCGGACCGCCACGACGCGGCCGTCGGCGGATTCGATGACCGGGCTTTCTACGAGTTGTTCGACAAGCCTCGGGCGCATTGGGAAGTCCCCGTCCAGCAGCACCGTTTGGACCGGTCGTTCCTGCCGTTCGAGACGTGGATCGGCAACAGCGCCCGGGTTCAGTACTGA
- a CDS encoding XdhC family protein: MDVIEDLVARARLGESVALCTVVAASGSTPRGPGTSMLVTGDGCVVGSISGGCVESAVYELALEVLASGEPRLVSYGAGDESVFAVGLLCGGTIDVFVERVGPSNVTEFEFAVKVVDRGQTAVLATLISSTVPAPLRSGAHLVVADRSVKGSLGVGALDDAVVRAADSLTTSWTLSGPDDDVVFARVLTPKPRMIVFGATDFVAAVAHAAAFTGYRVTVCDARAVFATKDRFPMADEVVVDWPDRYLRQQVDAGLIDARTAICVLTHDDRFDVPLLEVALALPEIGFVGAMGSRRTHDERVARLRERGIDDSQLARLSSPIGLDLGGRTPEEIAIAIMAEIISRREGGTGLPLRDLDGDVHQRAGVSVSSPVARSSQGT, translated from the coding sequence ATGGACGTCATCGAGGACCTGGTGGCCCGCGCCCGGCTCGGTGAGTCGGTGGCACTGTGCACGGTGGTCGCGGCCAGCGGATCCACGCCGCGCGGGCCGGGTACGTCGATGCTCGTGACGGGCGACGGCTGCGTTGTCGGCTCCATCAGCGGTGGTTGCGTAGAGAGCGCGGTGTACGAGCTGGCGCTTGAGGTGCTGGCCTCGGGCGAGCCGAGGCTCGTCAGCTACGGCGCCGGTGACGAGTCGGTGTTCGCCGTCGGTCTGTTGTGCGGCGGAACCATCGATGTGTTCGTCGAGCGCGTCGGCCCGTCGAACGTCACCGAATTCGAGTTCGCGGTGAAAGTCGTCGATCGCGGGCAGACCGCTGTTCTGGCCACGCTCATCAGCTCTACGGTGCCGGCTCCGCTCCGTAGCGGCGCCCACCTGGTGGTCGCCGACCGGTCGGTGAAGGGCAGCCTCGGCGTCGGCGCGCTGGACGACGCCGTCGTCCGCGCCGCGGACTCGTTGACCACCAGCTGGACGCTGAGCGGCCCCGACGACGACGTCGTCTTCGCGCGCGTGCTGACGCCCAAACCGCGGATGATCGTCTTCGGCGCGACCGACTTCGTCGCCGCTGTCGCGCATGCGGCGGCATTCACCGGCTACCGCGTGACGGTGTGCGATGCGCGAGCGGTGTTCGCCACGAAAGACCGGTTCCCGATGGCTGACGAGGTTGTCGTGGACTGGCCCGATCGCTACCTCAGGCAGCAGGTCGATGCCGGGCTGATCGATGCCCGCACCGCGATCTGCGTTCTGACGCACGACGACCGCTTCGACGTGCCGCTACTCGAGGTCGCCCTGGCGTTGCCCGAGATCGGATTCGTCGGCGCCATGGGCTCGCGCAGAACCCATGACGAACGGGTGGCACGGCTGCGCGAGCGGGGGATCGACGACAGTCAATTGGCCCGGCTGTCTTCTCCGATCGGACTGGATCTGGGCGGCCGAACGCCCGAGGAGATCGCGATCGCGATCATGGCGGAGATCATCAGCCGGCGGGAAGGTGGAACAGGTCTACCGCTGCGGGACCTCGACGGCGATGTTCATCAGCGGGCCGGTGTGTCCGTATCTTCACCCGTCGCCAGATCCTCGCAGGGAACATGA
- a CDS encoding NTP transferase domain-containing protein — protein sequence MRPPDQPRVAGLLLAAGAGRRFGMPKALVPGAIERAVDVLFSGGCASVAVVLGAEYERAAALVPDTASTIVATDWEEGIAASLRAGLTTIDGEAALIHLVDLPDVGPGVVARLCALADRDRLARATYSGTPGHPVVIGRSHWDLVSASARGDRGAQEYLNGVGVLHVPCEDLATGEDTDTPAR from the coding sequence GTGAGGCCGCCTGATCAACCCCGGGTCGCCGGGCTGTTGTTGGCCGCGGGCGCGGGCCGTCGGTTCGGCATGCCGAAAGCCTTGGTGCCCGGCGCAATTGAGCGCGCCGTCGACGTGTTGTTCTCGGGGGGCTGCGCCTCTGTTGCCGTCGTTCTCGGCGCCGAATACGAACGCGCCGCGGCGCTCGTGCCCGACACGGCGTCGACCATCGTGGCGACGGATTGGGAGGAAGGCATCGCGGCATCGTTGCGGGCAGGACTCACGACGATCGACGGTGAGGCCGCGCTGATTCATCTCGTGGATCTGCCGGATGTCGGGCCCGGCGTCGTCGCGCGCCTGTGTGCTCTTGCGGATCGGGACCGGCTCGCCAGGGCGACCTACTCCGGCACGCCTGGGCATCCCGTCGTCATCGGCCGCAGTCACTGGGACCTGGTCAGTGCGAGTGCTCGCGGCGACCGCGGCGCACAGGAATACCTGAACGGCGTTGGCGTGCTTCATGTTCCCTGCGAGGATCTGGCGACGGGTGAAGATACGGACACACCGGCCCGCTGA
- a CDS encoding nucleoside deaminase: MELVPRLLDVIESDIVPLTAQGVSAGNKVFGAALLRKSDLSLVLAGTNAETRNPLFHGEINTLNQFYEIADRPATRDLLFLSTHEPCTLCMSAITWAGFDNYYYLFSHEDSRDSFAIPHDLRILKELFGLDPGGYRRTNAFWTAHGICELADAQPEPRRGDLHDRIARIARRYQELSQRYQELKPGGDIPLS; encoded by the coding sequence ATGGAACTCGTCCCGAGGCTGCTCGACGTGATCGAGTCCGACATCGTGCCGCTGACCGCGCAGGGCGTTTCCGCGGGCAACAAGGTCTTCGGGGCCGCGCTGCTGCGTAAATCGGATCTGTCGTTGGTGCTGGCGGGGACCAACGCGGAAACGCGCAACCCGCTTTTTCACGGCGAGATCAACACGCTCAACCAGTTCTACGAGATCGCAGACCGCCCGGCGACGCGTGACCTGCTGTTCCTGAGCACGCACGAGCCCTGCACCCTGTGCATGTCGGCGATCACCTGGGCCGGTTTCGACAACTACTACTACCTGTTCAGTCACGAGGATTCGCGCGACAGCTTCGCGATTCCGCATGATCTGCGAATCCTCAAAGAACTGTTCGGTCTGGACCCGGGCGGCTATCGACGGACCAACGCGTTCTGGACAGCGCACGGGATTTGTGAACTTGCCGATGCGCAGCCCGAACCGCGCCGCGGTGACCTGCACGATCGCATCGCGCGGATTGCCCGGCGGTATCAAGAGCTTTCGCAGCGGTATCAGGAGTTGAAGCCAGGCGGCGACATTCCGCTGAGTTGA
- the mshC gene encoding cysteine--1-D-myo-inosityl 2-amino-2-deoxy-alpha-D-glucopyranoside ligase codes for MRAWLAPSVPNLPGRPKQAGPELRLYDTADRQVRPVSAGPKATMYVCGITPYDATHLGHAATYLTFDLVHRYWLDAGRDVHYVQNVTDVDDPLFERAARDGIDWRDLGDRETELFRQDMAALRVLPPHDYVGAIESVAEVVELVEKLLASGAAYVIDDAQYPDVYFRADATTQFGYESGYDRDTMLALFGERGGDPDRAGKASQLDALLWRVQRPGEPSWPSPFGAGRPGWHIECAAIALNRLGAGFDIQGGGSDLTFPHHEFSAAHAESVTGERRFARHYVHGGMIGWDGHKMSKSRGNLVLVSQLRADGVDPGAIRLGLMAGHYRADRFWSPEVLSTAQVRLQRWRAATALPAGPDATDLLARVRRYLADDLDTPKVLAALDGWSTDALEYGGHDAAAPRLVADTVDALLGVTL; via the coding sequence ATGCGAGCGTGGCTGGCGCCCAGCGTCCCGAACCTGCCGGGCCGGCCGAAACAGGCCGGCCCCGAACTGCGGCTCTACGACACCGCCGACCGTCAGGTCCGGCCGGTCTCGGCCGGTCCGAAGGCCACCATGTACGTCTGTGGCATCACGCCGTACGACGCCACGCACCTGGGTCACGCCGCCACCTATCTGACGTTCGACCTGGTGCACCGGTACTGGCTCGACGCCGGGCGCGACGTCCACTACGTGCAGAACGTCACCGACGTCGACGACCCGCTGTTCGAGCGGGCCGCGCGCGACGGCATCGACTGGCGCGACCTCGGCGACCGCGAGACCGAGCTCTTCCGGCAGGACATGGCGGCGCTGCGGGTGCTCCCGCCGCACGACTACGTCGGCGCCATCGAGTCCGTCGCCGAGGTCGTCGAGCTCGTCGAGAAGCTGCTGGCGTCCGGCGCGGCGTACGTCATCGACGACGCTCAGTACCCCGATGTCTACTTCCGGGCCGACGCCACCACCCAGTTCGGCTACGAGTCGGGCTACGACCGCGACACCATGCTGGCGCTGTTCGGCGAGCGCGGCGGCGACCCCGACCGCGCCGGCAAGGCCAGCCAGCTGGACGCGCTGCTGTGGCGGGTGCAGCGCCCGGGCGAGCCGAGTTGGCCGTCGCCGTTCGGCGCGGGCCGGCCGGGCTGGCACATCGAGTGCGCCGCGATCGCGCTGAACCGCCTCGGTGCGGGTTTCGACATCCAGGGCGGCGGCAGCGACCTGACCTTCCCGCACCACGAGTTCTCTGCCGCCCACGCCGAATCAGTAACGGGGGAGCGGCGTTTCGCCCGCCACTACGTGCACGGCGGCATGATCGGCTGGGACGGCCACAAGATGAGCAAGAGCCGCGGCAACCTGGTGCTGGTGTCGCAGCTGCGCGCCGACGGCGTCGACCCGGGTGCCATCCGGCTCGGTCTGATGGCCGGGCACTACCGCGCCGACCGCTTCTGGAGCCCCGAGGTCCTCAGCACCGCGCAGGTGCGGCTGCAGCGCTGGCGGGCGGCCACCGCCCTGCCCGCCGGGCCGGATGCGACGGATCTGCTCGCCCGGGTGCGCCGGTACCTGGCCGACGATCTCGATACCCCGAAAGTCCTTGCCGCCCTTGATGGCTGGTCGACGGACGCCCTCGAATACGGCGGGCACGACGCCGCCGCGCCGCGATTGGTGGCCGACACCGTCGACGCGCTGCTCGGGGTGACCCTCTAG
- a CDS encoding SDR family oxidoreductase codes for MSSVYGKVVFITGGAAGVGAEVARRLHRKGAKLVLTDVDATALDATAATLGDDVLTVVADVRDLSSMQAAADAAVERFGGIDVVMANAGIATYGSVLQVDPEAFKRLLDINVLGVFHTVRATLPSVIDRRGYVLIVSSLAAYTAAPGLAPYNASKAAVEHFANALRLEVGYRGVDVGSAHMSWIDTAMVRDTKSDLSTFAEMLTKLPWPISKTTSVDKCGEAFVAGIEGRKTRVNCPGWVGALRWLRPLLATRIGEVPVAKFVPDLLPRMDAEVAALGRSSSAHTEQLDKH; via the coding sequence ATGTCTTCTGTGTACGGAAAAGTCGTCTTCATCACCGGTGGTGCTGCGGGGGTCGGGGCCGAGGTGGCCCGCCGGTTGCACCGCAAGGGCGCCAAGCTGGTGCTGACCGATGTCGACGCGACGGCGCTGGACGCCACGGCCGCCACGCTCGGTGACGATGTCCTGACCGTGGTCGCCGACGTCCGCGACCTGTCCTCGATGCAGGCCGCCGCCGACGCGGCCGTCGAGCGCTTCGGCGGTATCGACGTGGTGATGGCGAACGCCGGCATCGCTACCTACGGCTCGGTGCTGCAGGTCGACCCCGAGGCCTTCAAACGGCTGCTCGACATCAACGTGCTCGGGGTGTTCCACACCGTGCGCGCCACGCTGCCGTCGGTCATCGATCGCCGCGGCTACGTCCTGATCGTGTCGTCGCTGGCCGCCTACACCGCCGCTCCCGGCCTGGCGCCGTACAACGCCTCCAAGGCCGCCGTCGAGCACTTCGCCAACGCGCTGCGCCTGGAGGTCGGGTACCGCGGCGTCGACGTCGGCTCGGCGCACATGTCCTGGATCGACACCGCCATGGTGCGCGACACCAAGTCCGACCTGTCGACGTTCGCCGAGATGCTGACCAAGCTGCCGTGGCCCATCAGCAAGACGACGTCGGTCGACAAGTGCGGCGAGGCATTCGTCGCCGGCATCGAGGGCCGCAAGACGCGGGTGAACTGCCCCGGCTGGGTCGGCGCGCTGCGCTGGCTGCGGCCACTGCTGGCGACGCGCATCGGCGAGGTGCCAGTGGCCAAGTTCGTGCCCGACCTGCTGCCCCGCATGGACGCCGAGGTCGCCGCCCTGGGCCGCTCGTCCAGCGCGCACACCGAGCAGCTCGACAAGCACTGA